In the Thermodesulfovibrio yellowstonii DSM 11347 genome, one interval contains:
- the pyrR gene encoding bifunctional pyr operon transcriptional regulator/uracil phosphoribosyltransferase PyrR, which translates to MEKELLNEQEIERILNRITHEILERNKGAENICLIGIVTGGVYLAERIKKKIEQIESMNVPLGSLDISFYRDDINLSKKRKAIKPTHIPFSIDEKKVILVDDVLYTGRSTRAAMDALMDFGRPAEIQLAVLIDRGHRELPIMANYTGKYIPTSRNEKIKVYLKEIKGKDSVVLITQ; encoded by the coding sequence ATGGAAAAAGAACTTCTCAATGAACAGGAAATAGAAAGAATCCTTAACAGGATTACCCACGAAATATTAGAAAGGAACAAGGGAGCTGAAAATATATGTTTGATAGGTATTGTAACAGGTGGTGTATATCTTGCTGAAAGAATCAAAAAAAAGATAGAACAAATAGAAAGTATGAATGTTCCATTAGGAAGCCTTGATATATCTTTTTACAGAGATGATATAAATCTTTCAAAAAAGCGTAAGGCAATAAAACCTACTCATATTCCTTTTAGTATTGATGAAAAGAAGGTCATACTTGTAGATGATGTTCTCTATACAGGGAGGTCAACCAGAGCTGCAATGGATGCATTGATGGATTTTGGAAGACCAGCCGAAATTCAACTTGCTGTTTTAATTGACAGAGGGCACAGAGAATTACCAATAATGGCTAACTATACAGGTAAATACATACCTACCTCAAGAAATGAGAAAATTAAAGTATATCTCAAAGAAATTAAGGGGAAGGATTCAGTAGTTTTGATTACACAATGA
- a CDS encoding integration host factor subunit alpha, with product MTKADLVNFIFERVGLPRTEIHKIVETVFETMKEALQEEEVVKISGFGVFTVRRKGSRIGRNPKTMQIVEIKPRKVVTFRPSEQLKQSIQKNIS from the coding sequence ATGACCAAAGCAGACCTTGTTAATTTTATTTTTGAAAGAGTGGGATTGCCGAGAACAGAGATACACAAGATTGTGGAAACAGTGTTTGAGACAATGAAGGAGGCTTTACAGGAAGAAGAGGTAGTAAAAATATCAGGTTTTGGGGTTTTTACAGTAAGAAGGAAAGGAAGTAGGATAGGTAGAAATCCAAAAACTATGCAGATTGTTGAGATCAAGCCCAGAAAGGTAGTGACTTTTAGACCAAGTGAACAGTTGAAGCAGTCCATTCAGAAAAACATAAGCTGA
- a CDS encoding MerR family transcriptional regulator, which translates to MGEALQKELPFKIFYKIGETSRIVGVEPYVLRYWETEFPFLKPKKTKTGQRLYTKKDIEIILLIKKMLYEDRYTVEGVRQKLGNRLIPCERFSREDIIEKIRYKLKEILRMLS; encoded by the coding sequence ATGGGGGAAGCATTACAAAAAGAATTACCTTTTAAAATTTTTTATAAAATTGGCGAGACAAGTAGAATTGTTGGTGTAGAGCCTTATGTTTTAAGATATTGGGAAACAGAATTTCCTTTTTTAAAGCCTAAGAAGACAAAGACTGGACAAAGATTGTATACTAAAAAAGATATTGAAATTATTTTGTTAATAAAAAAGATGCTTTATGAAGATAGATACACAGTAGAAGGTGTAAGACAGAAATTGGGAAATAGATTAATTCCCTGTGAAAGATTTTCAAGGGAAGATATAATAGAAAAAATAAGATATAAGCTTAAAGAGATTTTGAGGATGCTTTCCTGA
- the carA gene encoding glutamine-hydrolyzing carbamoyl-phosphate synthase small subunit: MKKAILVLKDGTVFEGFSFGAEGESIGEVVFNTSITGYQEILTDPSYKGQIVVMTYTQMGNYGVNEEDVESFGGPKVEGFIVKEYKNYPSNWRSKGSLGDYLKNYGIVGIHGIDTRALTKHLRDKGAQMGIISTLNHDPVSLHKKVLAHPDISEIDHVSDMMCKEPYWYHNGKDLPLCIVYDYGVKLNILRNLKRVGFSVYVVPGKTPAESLLEMNPSCIMLSNGPGDPQILNYAVKNIKKLIGKKPLFGICLGHQLLGLALGGKTYKLKFGHHGGNHPVKDLKTGRISITAQNHNYCVDISSLKGQVRLTHKNLYDGTEEGMEHVEYPIFSVQHHPEAGPGPNDALDVFERFREIVREYENV; this comes from the coding sequence ATGAAAAAAGCTATTTTAGTTCTTAAAGACGGAACTGTCTTTGAAGGTTTTTCCTTTGGAGCAGAAGGAGAGTCCATAGGAGAAGTAGTATTTAATACCTCAATTACTGGATATCAGGAAATATTGACAGACCCTTCATATAAGGGACAAATTGTTGTTATGACCTATACACAGATGGGAAACTATGGAGTAAATGAAGAAGATGTTGAATCTTTCGGCGGACCCAAGGTAGAAGGATTCATTGTAAAGGAATATAAAAACTATCCAAGCAATTGGCGATCAAAAGGAAGTCTCGGAGATTATCTAAAAAATTATGGAATTGTTGGCATACATGGTATTGACACCCGTGCACTTACAAAACATTTAAGAGATAAGGGAGCTCAGATGGGAATTATTTCTACCTTAAACCATGACCCTGTAAGTTTACATAAAAAAGTTCTTGCCCATCCAGATATTTCAGAGATAGATCATGTGAGCGATATGATGTGTAAGGAGCCTTATTGGTATCACAATGGAAAAGATTTACCACTATGCATAGTCTATGACTATGGTGTTAAATTAAACATTTTAAGAAATCTTAAAAGAGTCGGATTTTCAGTCTATGTTGTTCCTGGCAAAACACCCGCTGAGAGTTTGCTTGAGATGAATCCTTCGTGTATAATGCTTAGTAATGGTCCTGGTGACCCTCAGATTTTAAATTATGCAGTGAAAAACATTAAAAAGCTTATTGGTAAAAAACCTCTTTTTGGAATATGTCTTGGGCATCAACTCTTAGGACTTGCCTTAGGAGGAAAAACATATAAACTTAAATTTGGACATCACGGAGGTAATCATCCTGTTAAGGACTTAAAAACAGGAAGGATTTCAATTACAGCACAGAACCATAACTATTGTGTTGATATTTCATCTCTTAAAGGACAAGTAAGGCTTACCCATAAAAACCTTTATGATGGAACAGAAGAAGGAATGGAACATGTAGAGTATCCAATTTTTTCAGTTCAACATCATCCAGAGGCAGGACCAGGTCCTAATGATGCTTTAGATGTTTTTGAGAGATTTAGAGAAATTGTTAGGGAATATGAAAATGTTTGA
- a CDS encoding dihydroorotase, with the protein MFIKIYNAYIIDPFTNKEGIADIFIDDGIISKVKFKRKITPIALSLQPSVSILEIDASGLYVFPGLIDMHTHLREPGYEYKETIRTGTLAAVRGGFTSVCCMANTNPVNDNPEVTYYILAKAKEEGSCDVYPIGAITKGLKGEELSEMAMLREAGCVAFSDDGMPVMNSLIMRRALEYSKAVGAPIISHCEDLSLSEDGVMNEGKLSFYLGLKGIPKASEEVMVSRDVILSKHFKTSVHIAHVSTKGSVEIIKKAKEEGVSVTAETCPHYFTLTEEAVSGYNTNAKVNPPLRSEEDREAIKNALSDGIIDVIATDHAPHHIDEKKVPFQEALNGISGLETAFAISLKLVHDKILNLRKLIEKLTLNPSKILNLKKEGIKEGAQGDLILVDINKNWTVKKDKFVSLGKNTPFDGWKLKGKVLFTVKGKKIFDMRDQ; encoded by the coding sequence TTGTTTATAAAAATTTACAATGCATATATAATTGACCCTTTTACAAATAAAGAAGGCATTGCTGACATATTTATTGATGACGGCATTATTTCAAAAGTTAAGTTCAAAAGGAAAATCACACCTATTGCCTTAAGTCTTCAACCTTCAGTCTCTATTTTAGAGATAGATGCGTCTGGACTCTATGTGTTCCCAGGTCTTATAGATATGCATACTCATTTGAGAGAACCTGGATATGAATATAAAGAAACTATTCGCACAGGAACACTCGCTGCAGTAAGAGGCGGATTTACTTCAGTTTGTTGCATGGCAAATACAAATCCTGTAAATGACAACCCTGAGGTCACATATTACATTCTTGCAAAAGCCAAAGAAGAAGGTAGTTGCGATGTATATCCAATAGGAGCTATTACAAAAGGGCTTAAAGGTGAGGAACTTTCAGAAATGGCAATGTTAAGGGAAGCAGGATGTGTTGCCTTTTCAGATGATGGAATGCCAGTTATGAATTCTCTAATTATGAGAAGAGCCCTTGAGTATTCAAAAGCAGTTGGTGCACCGATTATATCCCATTGTGAAGATCTCTCATTAAGCGAAGATGGAGTAATGAATGAAGGGAAGCTCTCTTTCTATCTTGGCTTAAAAGGAATTCCTAAAGCATCAGAAGAAGTAATGGTTTCAAGAGATGTGATACTGAGTAAACATTTTAAAACATCCGTTCATATTGCCCATGTATCAACAAAAGGTTCAGTAGAAATAATAAAAAAAGCAAAGGAAGAAGGAGTATCTGTCACAGCTGAAACTTGTCCACACTATTTTACACTTACAGAAGAAGCGGTTTCAGGCTATAACACAAATGCGAAGGTAAATCCTCCTTTGCGATCTGAAGAAGACCGTGAAGCTATCAAAAATGCTTTGAGCGATGGAATAATTGATGTTATTGCGACAGATCACGCGCCCCACCACATTGATGAGAAAAAAGTTCCGTTTCAGGAAGCTCTAAATGGAATTTCAGGACTTGAAACAGCCTTTGCCATTAGTCTTAAACTTGTGCATGATAAAATCTTAAATTTAAGGAAACTCATTGAAAAATTAACACTTAATCCTTCAAAAATACTAAACCTCAAAAAAGAGGGAATAAAAGAAGGTGCTCAGGGTGACTTAATTCTTGTGGATATAAATAAAAATTGGACAGTAAAAAAAGATAAATTTGTATCACTTGGTAAAAATACACCTTTTGATGGCTGGAAACTAAAAGGAAAAGTCTTATTTACAGTTAAAGGTAAGAAAATTTTTGATATGAGGGATCAGTAA
- the carB gene encoding carbamoyl-phosphate synthase large subunit has product MPKRTDIKKILIIGSGPIIIGQACEFDYSGAQACKALKQEGYQVVLVNSNPATIMTDPSMADSTYIEPLTAEILELIIKKERPDALLPTLGGQTALNLAVQLGEAGILDRYSVELIGANLHAIKKAEDRELFKQAMTKIGLEVPRSAAVHSLKEGLEAIDYIGFPAILRPAFTLGGTGGGVAYNIEEFKELLERGLKLSPVSQVLIEESLLGWKEFELEVMRDKSDNVVIVCSIENFDPMGVHTGDSITVAPVQTLTDREYQIMRDNAIKAIREIGVDTGGSNIQFAVNPKNGRMVIIEMNPRVSRSSALASKATGFPIAKIAAKLAVGYTLEEIPNDITKVTPASFEPTLDYVVIKIPRFTFEKFPEANPILTTQMKSVGEVMAIGRTFKEALGKAIRSLEIGSYGLEEINASEDDIRWHIKNPTAERLWYIAEAFRKGFTIEEIYELSGIDPWFLNNIKEIIEIEENLRFAQNLKLKDKELKEIIFNAKQNGFSDRRIGILLKKKEEEIRSLRNKLNIKPVYKLVDTCAAEFIAYTPYMYSCYEREFYVLEGSSLFQNEKSDIKTSALSLQPKPCWDSDAPPTENKNKVIILGSGPNRIGQGIEFDYCCVHSVFGLRELGYETIMINCNPETVSTDYDTSDRLYFEPLTLEDVLHIVEREKPLGVILQFGGQTPLKLAKALESHGVNILGTSADAIDRAEDRKRFKELVDKLNLKQPPSETATSLEEALKIADTLGYPILVRPSYVLGGRAMEIVYDEESLRRYMREAVKASEDHPVLIDRYLEDAIEVDVDAISDGADVVVAGIMQHIEEAGIHSGDSACSLPPYSLSQEIIQKIKEETISIAKELKVKGLMNVQYAVKDSEIYVLEVNPRASRTIPYVSKSIGVPLAQMASKIMVGKTLKELGLTNNIKLPYVTVKEAIFPFDKFPEVDVILGPEMKSTGEVMGIDEDFGLAYAKAQMSAMGKIPLSGKVFISVKDKDKAHVFPIAKEFIDLGFTIIATRGTAKYLIEHGLNVEIVNKLQEGRPNVLDLIKNKQVSFIINTVFGKRAQRDSMYIRRGALHYKIPYTTTISGANAIVKAIRRLKEMPLKIKSIQEYHREVSG; this is encoded by the coding sequence ATGCCAAAGAGAACTGATATTAAAAAAATACTCATTATAGGCTCAGGACCCATAATTATTGGTCAGGCTTGTGAGTTTGACTATTCAGGAGCACAGGCTTGTAAAGCTTTAAAACAGGAAGGTTACCAGGTTGTTTTAGTCAATTCTAATCCCGCCACTATCATGACAGATCCATCAATGGCAGATAGTACTTATATTGAACCTCTAACTGCAGAGATTCTTGAACTTATCATAAAAAAAGAAAGACCAGATGCGCTACTTCCTACACTTGGTGGACAGACTGCTTTAAATCTTGCTGTCCAGCTCGGTGAGGCAGGTATTCTTGATAGGTACTCCGTTGAACTTATTGGAGCGAACCTCCACGCTATAAAAAAAGCGGAAGATAGAGAGCTTTTTAAACAGGCAATGACAAAAATAGGACTTGAAGTCCCTCGTTCAGCTGCAGTTCATAGTCTAAAAGAAGGACTTGAAGCAATTGATTATATTGGCTTTCCTGCGATTCTGAGACCTGCCTTTACCTTAGGAGGAACAGGAGGGGGTGTAGCATATAACATTGAAGAATTTAAAGAACTTCTTGAAAGAGGACTTAAACTAAGCCCTGTAAGTCAAGTTCTTATAGAAGAAAGTCTTCTTGGATGGAAAGAGTTTGAGCTTGAAGTAATGAGAGATAAATCAGACAATGTTGTTATTGTTTGTTCAATTGAAAATTTTGATCCTATGGGTGTTCATACAGGAGACTCTATTACAGTTGCACCAGTTCAAACTCTTACAGACAGAGAATATCAAATTATGCGTGATAACGCAATCAAAGCAATCAGAGAAATTGGTGTTGATACAGGTGGAAGTAACATTCAGTTTGCTGTAAATCCTAAAAATGGACGTATGGTTATAATAGAAATGAATCCAAGAGTATCCAGAAGTTCAGCTTTAGCAAGTAAAGCTACAGGATTTCCTATAGCAAAGATAGCTGCAAAACTTGCTGTTGGATACACCCTTGAAGAGATTCCTAATGACATAACAAAGGTAACACCTGCAAGTTTTGAACCCACTCTTGATTATGTTGTGATTAAAATTCCTCGTTTCACTTTTGAGAAATTTCCTGAAGCTAATCCAATTCTTACCACTCAAATGAAGTCTGTGGGAGAGGTTATGGCTATAGGAAGAACTTTCAAAGAAGCTCTTGGTAAGGCAATTCGTTCTCTTGAGATAGGTTCTTACGGACTTGAAGAAATCAATGCAAGCGAAGATGACATAAGATGGCATATTAAAAATCCAACTGCTGAAAGACTTTGGTATATTGCGGAAGCGTTCCGTAAAGGTTTCACTATAGAAGAAATATATGAATTAAGCGGGATAGACCCATGGTTTTTAAATAATATAAAAGAAATTATTGAAATTGAGGAAAATCTCAGATTTGCACAAAACTTAAAACTAAAAGACAAAGAACTTAAAGAAATTATTTTCAATGCAAAACAGAATGGCTTTTCAGACAGAAGAATTGGTATTCTTCTTAAGAAAAAAGAGGAAGAAATAAGAAGTCTAAGGAACAAGTTAAATATTAAGCCTGTCTATAAACTTGTTGATACATGTGCAGCTGAATTTATTGCCTACACTCCTTATATGTATTCTTGCTATGAAAGGGAATTCTATGTGTTGGAAGGTTCTTCTTTGTTTCAGAATGAAAAATCAGATATTAAAACTTCAGCCTTAAGCCTTCAGCCTAAACCCTGTTGGGACTCTGATGCTCCACCTACTGAAAATAAAAATAAGGTTATTATTCTTGGCTCTGGACCAAACAGAATAGGTCAAGGAATTGAGTTTGATTATTGTTGTGTGCATTCAGTCTTTGGTTTGAGAGAACTTGGCTATGAAACAATTATGATAAACTGTAATCCTGAAACAGTAAGTACAGATTATGACACATCAGACAGACTATATTTTGAACCACTTACCCTTGAAGATGTCTTACACATTGTAGAAAGAGAAAAGCCTCTTGGAGTGATACTGCAGTTTGGAGGACAAACACCTCTAAAACTTGCAAAAGCTTTGGAGTCTCATGGAGTAAACATTCTTGGGACCAGTGCAGATGCTATTGACAGAGCAGAAGACAGAAAACGATTCAAAGAATTAGTAGACAAGCTAAACCTGAAACAGCCTCCAAGCGAAACAGCCACATCACTTGAAGAAGCATTGAAAATAGCTGATACTCTTGGCTATCCAATTCTTGTAAGACCTTCCTATGTTCTTGGTGGAAGGGCTATGGAGATTGTTTACGATGAAGAATCTTTGCGTAGATATATGAGAGAGGCAGTCAAAGCCTCTGAAGACCATCCTGTGCTAATTGACAGATATCTTGAGGATGCGATAGAAGTTGATGTTGATGCAATCTCTGATGGTGCAGATGTAGTTGTTGCAGGTATCATGCAGCATATTGAGGAAGCAGGAATTCATTCAGGAGACTCCGCTTGTTCTTTACCACCCTATTCCCTTTCACAGGAAATAATTCAAAAAATTAAGGAAGAAACAATATCAATTGCGAAAGAGCTTAAAGTTAAAGGACTGATGAATGTTCAATATGCTGTAAAAGACTCTGAGATTTATGTTCTTGAGGTAAATCCTCGTGCATCAAGAACCATTCCCTATGTTAGTAAAAGCATAGGAGTACCTTTAGCTCAGATGGCATCAAAGATTATGGTAGGAAAAACTTTAAAAGAACTTGGATTAACAAATAACATAAAACTACCATATGTTACAGTTAAAGAAGCCATCTTCCCGTTTGATAAATTTCCTGAAGTAGATGTGATACTTGGTCCAGAAATGAAATCAACAGGTGAAGTAATGGGCATAGATGAAGATTTTGGGCTTGCCTATGCTAAAGCACAAATGAGTGCAATGGGTAAAATTCCATTAAGTGGAAAGGTTTTTATAAGTGTGAAAGATAAAGACAAAGCCCATGTGTTTCCAATTGCAAAAGAGTTTATAGACCTTGGATTTACGATTATAGCTACACGTGGAACCGCAAAATATTTAATAGAACATGGCTTAAATGTAGAAATAGTTAACAAACTTCAGGAAGGAAGACCAAATGTCCTTGATTTAATCAAAAATAAACAGGTTAGCTTTATAATAAATACAGTATTTGGCAAAAGAGCGCAAAGAGACTCCATGTACATAAGAAGAGGAGCATTGCATTACAAAATTCCTTACACAACAACTATTTCAGGAGCAAATGCTATTGTTAAGGCTATAAGAAGACTAAAAGAAATGCCTTTAAAAATTAAATCTATTCAAGAATACCATAGGGAGGTGTCAGGGTGA
- a CDS encoding aspartate carbamoyltransferase catalytic subunit, translating to MKDLIGIKELSRQNIEEILNTAKAFKEVLSRDIKKVPTLRGKTAINLFFEPSTRTRTSFELAEKRLSLDVLNFSISTSSVVKGETLYDTLKTIEAYNVDYIVIRHSSSGAAKFVAEHTPASVINAGDGTNEHPTQALLDAFSILEVKGRLDGLKIAIVGDIIHSRVARSNLYLLSKFDTDIRFVGPPTLLPEDAPDNVKIFYDLKKGIKDADVVMLLRIQLERQKGAFIPSLKEYFHVWGLKKEAFSYLKNDVIIMHPGPMNRGVEISTEVADSSRSIILRQVTNGIATRMAVIYLLTPKEA from the coding sequence ATGAAAGACCTTATTGGAATAAAAGAGCTTTCAAGGCAGAATATTGAGGAAATTCTCAATACAGCTAAAGCTTTTAAAGAAGTTCTTAGCAGAGATATCAAAAAAGTTCCTACACTACGTGGAAAAACAGCCATTAATCTTTTCTTTGAACCATCAACAAGAACAAGAACATCCTTTGAACTTGCTGAAAAACGTCTTAGCCTTGATGTGCTTAATTTCTCAATAAGTACAAGCAGTGTTGTAAAAGGAGAAACTCTTTATGATACCCTGAAAACCATTGAGGCATATAATGTTGACTATATTGTAATTAGACATTCCTCTTCAGGAGCAGCCAAGTTTGTTGCAGAACATACGCCTGCTTCTGTCATAAATGCTGGAGATGGCACAAATGAACATCCAACTCAAGCTTTGCTTGATGCTTTCAGTATTCTTGAAGTAAAGGGCAGACTTGATGGGCTTAAAATAGCTATTGTAGGAGATATAATTCATAGTAGAGTTGCTCGTTCAAATCTCTATCTTTTAAGCAAATTTGATACTGATATAAGATTTGTAGGTCCACCTACTCTTCTACCAGAAGATGCACCTGATAATGTGAAAATTTTTTATGACCTAAAAAAAGGTATTAAAGATGCTGATGTAGTAATGCTTCTTAGAATTCAACTTGAAAGGCAAAAAGGTGCTTTTATTCCCTCCTTAAAAGAGTATTTTCATGTTTGGGGGTTGAAGAAAGAAGCATTCTCCTATTTAAAAAATGATGTAATTATAATGCATCCAGGACCTATGAATAGAGGGGTGGAAATTTCAACAGAGGTTGCAGATAGTTCTCGTTCAATAATCCTCAGACAGGTAACAAATGGCATTGCTACAAGAATGGCTGTAATTTATCTTTTAACACCAAAGGAGGCTTAG
- the lysS gene encoding lysine--tRNA ligase, translated as MQETPLSELIQQRIKKLTALRSLGIEPYNGTFEPSDSTEDIFKKFGEFEKEHLENENITISVAGRVILLRDFGKAAFAHVQDSKGKIQIYLRKDILGEKFSLIKNLDIGDIVGVEGRLFRTKTNELTIEVHNFVFLSKSLRPLPEKWHGLKDIEARYRQRYVDLIVNPSVKETFVKRQLIIKYLREFLENEGFLEVETPMMHTIAGGARAKPFKTYHEALDMELYLRIAPELYLKRLLVGGFERVFEIGKNFRNEGISTKHNPEFTMIEFYVAYKDYNWLMDFTEKLLSYITQKVCGSLQVKYGDYIIDFTPPFKRITMFDALKNKGVPEEVMKDCNLAFKWAKAKGIEIPEGSSLSKVLDEIFKEVVEPELIQPTFIIDYPVELSPLAKRKKDNPELVERFELFIAGREMANAFSELNDPLDQKERFLRQLEERLKGDEEVPEMDEDFVRALEIGMPPAAGEGIGIDRLVMILTNNQSIRDVILFPLLRPETK; from the coding sequence ATGCAGGAAACGCCGCTTTCAGAGTTGATTCAACAGAGGATTAAAAAACTTACCGCATTAAGAAGTCTTGGTATAGAGCCTTATAATGGAACATTTGAACCTTCAGATAGCACTGAAGATATTTTTAAAAAATTTGGAGAATTTGAGAAAGAACATTTAGAAAATGAAAATATAACCATATCAGTTGCTGGAAGAGTAATTCTGTTAAGAGATTTTGGTAAAGCAGCTTTTGCTCATGTTCAGGATTCAAAGGGGAAAATTCAGATTTATTTAAGAAAAGATATATTAGGAGAAAAGTTTTCATTAATTAAAAATCTTGATATTGGAGATATTGTAGGAGTTGAAGGAAGGCTTTTTAGAACAAAAACTAATGAATTAACCATAGAAGTTCATAATTTTGTATTTTTAAGCAAGTCTTTGAGACCTCTTCCAGAAAAATGGCATGGTCTTAAAGATATTGAGGCACGGTACAGGCAAAGATATGTTGACCTTATTGTAAATCCATCAGTAAAAGAAACATTTGTAAAGAGACAGCTAATTATAAAGTATTTAAGAGAGTTCCTTGAAAATGAGGGTTTTCTTGAGGTTGAAACTCCTATGATGCATACAATAGCTGGTGGAGCAAGAGCAAAGCCTTTTAAAACATATCATGAAGCTCTTGATATGGAGCTTTATTTAAGAATCGCTCCTGAACTTTATTTGAAGAGACTCTTGGTTGGAGGCTTTGAAAGAGTTTTTGAAATAGGAAAAAACTTTCGTAATGAGGGAATCTCAACAAAACATAATCCTGAATTCACAATGATAGAGTTTTATGTAGCCTATAAAGATTACAACTGGCTTATGGATTTTACAGAAAAACTTTTAAGTTACATTACTCAGAAAGTTTGTGGAAGTCTTCAGGTAAAATATGGAGATTATATAATTGATTTTACTCCGCCCTTTAAAAGAATTACCATGTTTGATGCATTGAAGAATAAAGGTGTACCTGAAGAAGTGATGAAAGATTGCAATCTTGCTTTTAAATGGGCTAAGGCAAAAGGTATAGAGATTCCTGAAGGAAGTAGTCTTAGTAAGGTGCTTGATGAGATATTTAAGGAAGTCGTTGAACCAGAGTTGATTCAACCAACATTTATTATTGATTATCCTGTTGAGCTTTCGCCATTGGCAAAGAGGAAAAAGGATAATCCAGAACTTGTTGAAAGATTTGAACTTTTTATCGCAGGCAGAGAAATGGCTAATGCCTTCTCAGAGTTGAATGATCCTCTTGACCAAAAAGAGAGATTTCTACGCCAACTTGAAGAAAGACTTAAGGGTGATGAAGAAGTTCCAGAAATGGATGAAGATTTTGTAAGAGCACTTGAAATTGGTATGCCTCCAGCAGCAGGTGAAGGCATTGGAATAGATAGACTTGTCATGATTTTGACTAACAATCAATCAATAAGAGATGTTATTCTCTTTCCTCTTTTAAGACCAGAGACAAAATGA